A window from Marinobacter salsuginis encodes these proteins:
- a CDS encoding ABC transporter permease, with amino-acid sequence MTPHAIFTAFSTIVVREVRRFTRIWAQTLLPPAVTMTLYFIIFGNLIGSRIGEMGGFDYMSFIVPGLIMMAVITSSYANVVSSFFSMKFQRSIEELLVSPVPNWVILAGYVTGGMARGLGIGLIVTLLSLVFTRLSIHNLPMMVITVFLTSALFALGGFINAMLATKFDDISIVPTFVLTPLTYLGGVFYSIDLLPGFWQGVSMANPILYMVNGFRYGILGVSDVNPFVSLGMILVFISVLAFIALRMLERGKGIRH; translated from the coding sequence ATGACCCCGCATGCGATATTCACAGCCTTCAGCACCATTGTTGTCCGGGAGGTGCGCCGGTTTACCCGTATCTGGGCGCAGACCCTGTTGCCGCCTGCGGTCACCATGACCCTGTATTTCATTATCTTCGGTAACCTCATTGGCTCCCGGATCGGCGAAATGGGCGGCTTCGATTATATGTCGTTTATCGTGCCCGGGCTGATCATGATGGCAGTCATCACAAGCTCCTATGCCAACGTGGTGTCGTCGTTTTTCTCCATGAAGTTCCAGCGCAGCATTGAGGAGCTTCTGGTGTCTCCGGTTCCCAACTGGGTTATCCTTGCCGGGTATGTGACCGGAGGCATGGCGCGGGGGCTTGGTATCGGCCTGATTGTCACGTTGCTGTCACTGGTGTTCACCCGCTTGTCGATCCACAACCTGCCCATGATGGTTATTACGGTGTTCCTGACGTCCGCACTGTTCGCACTGGGCGGTTTCATCAATGCCATGCTGGCAACCAAGTTTGATGACATCTCCATCGTGCCCACGTTCGTTCTCACGCCCCTGACTTATCTGGGCGGCGTGTTCTACAGTATCGATCTGCTTCCGGGGTTCTGGCAGGGCGTATCCATGGCCAATCCCATCCTGTACATGGTGAACGGCTTCCGGTACGGAATTCTCGGCGTGTCAGACGTTAATCCGTTCGTTTCTCTTGGTATGATTCTGGTTTTCATCTCCGTGTTGGCATTCATCGCCCTCAGAATGCTCGAGCGTGGTAAAGGCATTCGCCACTGA
- a CDS encoding ABC transporter ATP-binding protein, whose protein sequence is MTNALEIESLTKTYGDGFQALKGIDLHVAEGDFFALLGPNGAGKSTTLGIVCSLVNKTAGKVRVFGYDTDTHLSDAKLNLGVVPQEFNFNQFEKVFDIVTTQAGYYGIPFKQASASAEKYLKKLGLWDKRNTPARMLSGGMKRRLMIARALVHEPKLLILDEPTAGVDIELRRSMWTFLEEINRQGTTIILTTHYLEEAEALCRNIAIIDHGKILKHTSKKALLQQLSVETFVLDTEKSLDSAPELNGFPTRLDAEGALEVEVEKGQGLNQVFVELERLGIKVVSMRTKANRLEELFIRMVEENAAESARAVEGAA, encoded by the coding sequence ATGACCAATGCACTGGAAATCGAGAGCCTCACCAAGACCTACGGTGACGGGTTTCAGGCGCTCAAGGGGATTGATCTGCATGTCGCTGAGGGTGATTTCTTTGCTTTGCTGGGCCCCAACGGGGCTGGCAAATCCACTACCCTTGGCATTGTTTGCTCCCTGGTGAACAAGACAGCCGGCAAAGTGCGGGTGTTCGGATATGACACGGATACCCACCTCTCTGACGCCAAGCTGAACCTCGGCGTGGTACCCCAGGAGTTCAACTTCAACCAGTTCGAGAAAGTCTTCGATATCGTAACTACTCAGGCCGGCTATTATGGGATTCCGTTCAAGCAGGCCTCTGCGTCCGCCGAGAAGTACCTGAAAAAGCTCGGTCTCTGGGACAAGCGGAATACCCCGGCCCGGATGCTGTCCGGCGGCATGAAACGCCGCCTGATGATTGCCCGGGCCCTGGTCCACGAGCCAAAGCTGCTGATTCTGGACGAGCCGACCGCCGGTGTGGATATTGAACTCCGCCGTTCCATGTGGACCTTTCTGGAAGAGATTAACCGCCAGGGCACGACGATCATCCTGACAACCCATTACCTGGAGGAAGCGGAAGCCCTTTGCCGCAACATCGCCATTATCGACCATGGCAAGATCCTTAAACACACGAGCAAGAAAGCCTTGCTTCAGCAGTTGAGCGTCGAGACTTTCGTGCTGGACACAGAAAAGTCCCTGGATTCCGCGCCAGAGCTGAACGGTTTTCCGACACGCCTCGACGCCGAGGGCGCACTGGAGGTGGAAGTGGAAAAAGGTCAGGGGCTTAACCAGGTATTTGTGGAGCTTGAGCGGCTGGGCATCAAGGTTGTCAGCATGAGAACCAAAGCCAACCGGCTGGAGGAGCTGTTCATTCGCATGGTTGAGGAGAACGCCGCCGAATCCGCCAGGGCGGTGGAGGGTGCAGCATGA
- a CDS encoding organic solvent ABC transporter permease, producing MRSVHRIRLTFTLLGALALSGCLDDDGGSGDDTSKGQLNFNGFNGLSYQTASQSGTTNAAGEFRYYPGETLTFRVGDLPLVSGVPARQYVTLLEFFETTRTELQTPMVDDEGLSTHTLTEQQVLENTTLMNLSRFLMLLNWSQNVAEGDGIDIRDRVITQLNAALPELTAPIDFSVSESEFTATDPLSPANQLLAAICFYPEDDELCEEPPTQEEIDNAPPRPENDEDRDPDIEYSEDLQAKKDRIENAVRTMEDIDTEDAQTYLTRELKAISTTVANRYFLDEDVASHPATDTALKQVAVRKIGGGLALAELEAISTRPQDVQINSADWQSGVVEYFVAGPSGGESELLLSFRPEDTYRWVRKQLRVIIR from the coding sequence ATGAGATCCGTTCACCGCATCCGACTAACGTTTACCCTGCTGGGCGCCCTCGCCCTCTCTGGCTGCCTCGATGATGACGGCGGTTCTGGCGACGACACCAGCAAAGGCCAGCTCAACTTCAACGGCTTTAATGGCCTTTCCTACCAGACGGCAAGTCAATCGGGCACCACGAACGCAGCAGGTGAGTTCCGTTACTACCCCGGCGAAACGCTCACCTTCCGCGTTGGCGACCTGCCGTTAGTCAGTGGTGTGCCGGCCCGGCAATACGTAACGCTGCTCGAGTTCTTTGAAACCACCCGCACAGAGCTGCAAACACCAATGGTGGATGATGAGGGTCTGAGCACCCACACACTGACCGAGCAACAGGTTCTGGAAAACACGACGCTTATGAACCTCTCCCGCTTTCTGATGCTCCTGAACTGGAGCCAGAATGTCGCCGAAGGGGATGGCATCGATATCCGCGACCGGGTTATTACGCAGCTGAATGCTGCACTCCCGGAGTTGACCGCACCTATCGACTTCAGTGTAAGCGAATCCGAATTCACCGCCACCGATCCCCTGTCACCAGCGAACCAGCTGCTCGCCGCCATCTGTTTCTACCCGGAAGACGATGAACTCTGCGAAGAGCCGCCAACCCAGGAGGAAATCGACAACGCCCCTCCGCGGCCGGAGAATGACGAAGATCGCGATCCGGACATTGAATACAGTGAAGACCTGCAGGCCAAGAAGGACCGGATCGAAAATGCCGTGCGCACCATGGAAGACATCGACACGGAAGACGCCCAGACCTATCTTACGCGCGAACTCAAGGCGATCAGCACAACCGTCGCGAACCGTTACTTCCTGGATGAGGACGTTGCCAGTCATCCGGCCACTGATACAGCCCTGAAGCAGGTTGCAGTTCGAAAGATCGGGGGCGGACTCGCCCTGGCAGAGCTCGAAGCAATCAGCACTCGTCCCCAGGATGTCCAGATCAATTCGGCCGACTGGCAAAGCGGAGTAGTGGAGTATTTTGTTGCCGGCCCCTCCGGCGGGGAATCAGAGCTTCTGCTCAGCTTCCGCCCGGAGGATACCTATCGGTGGGTTCGCAAACAGTTGCGAGTCATTATCCGCTGA
- a CDS encoding HD-GYP domain-containing protein, which yields MGVQQKKVAVHDLEVGMFVSDLDRPWHQTPFPIQGFHIRSQDDIRALVSHCKWVMVDVAEAREAKEVKGGNKPVFGKAFNKRGGGREQLQLPPLSIREPVTYETVTSLKKEMKTSKRLLDDVEVALDQLFETLRADGVPDLRPIAAITSKMVSSVVRQPDALLWLSRTRAHDSYLYRHALNTSVWALVCGRHLGLNEGLLNHLGLGCLLSQVGKTTLPPELLAREGQLSAEEYLSYRGYVNRGVAMLENSGLSRAVLSVVQGHRERHNGSGFPEGVRGDRIPLLAKVAGIAEFFESLIAPRAHTEPMTPAKAVTLLYEMRNIEFQEDLVENFIQAIGIYPTGSLVELSDGQRGIVVSHSPERRLWPRVMVMTDAAARPLKTAKIIDLARYNEGKEAAETVRIRDCLPHGTEGLDPSYFDVTGAESRWSLSRLISG from the coding sequence GTGGGTGTCCAACAGAAAAAAGTCGCAGTACATGATCTGGAAGTGGGCATGTTCGTGTCTGATCTGGACAGGCCATGGCACCAGACTCCATTCCCGATTCAGGGTTTCCACATTCGCTCCCAGGATGACATTCGCGCTCTGGTTTCCCACTGCAAGTGGGTGATGGTCGATGTGGCGGAAGCGCGGGAAGCGAAAGAGGTGAAAGGCGGCAACAAGCCGGTTTTCGGTAAGGCGTTTAACAAGCGTGGTGGAGGGCGAGAGCAGCTTCAGTTGCCGCCGCTGAGTATTCGTGAGCCGGTAACCTACGAAACAGTTACCAGTCTCAAAAAGGAAATGAAAACATCCAAGCGCCTGCTGGATGACGTGGAAGTGGCGCTGGACCAGCTTTTCGAGACACTTCGTGCCGATGGCGTGCCGGACCTGAGGCCGATCGCCGCGATCACCAGCAAAATGGTGAGCAGCGTTGTTCGCCAGCCTGATGCCTTATTGTGGCTCAGTCGCACACGTGCCCATGACAGTTACCTTTACCGGCATGCCCTGAACACTTCCGTCTGGGCCCTGGTATGTGGTCGGCACCTGGGGTTGAACGAGGGGCTTCTTAATCACCTTGGCCTTGGATGCCTGTTGTCACAGGTTGGTAAAACCACGCTGCCACCGGAGTTGCTCGCCCGGGAGGGCCAACTGAGCGCCGAGGAGTATCTTTCCTACCGTGGCTACGTCAATCGCGGTGTTGCCATGCTGGAGAACAGCGGGCTCTCGCGGGCAGTGCTCAGTGTGGTTCAGGGTCATCGCGAGCGCCATAACGGCTCTGGTTTCCCGGAAGGTGTCCGCGGGGATCGCATTCCACTGTTGGCCAAAGTGGCCGGCATCGCGGAGTTTTTCGAATCTTTGATTGCGCCCCGCGCTCACACCGAGCCGATGACGCCAGCTAAAGCGGTCACGCTGCTCTATGAGATGCGCAATATCGAATTCCAGGAAGACCTGGTGGAGAATTTCATCCAGGCAATCGGTATCTATCCCACCGGTAGCCTCGTGGAACTCAGCGATGGCCAGCGGGGCATCGTGGTTTCACACTCGCCGGAACGACGGCTCTGGCCCCGTGTCATGGTTATGACCGATGCGGCTGCAAGGCCGCTGAAAACTGCAAAGATCATCGATCTGGCCCGTTACAACGAAGGTAAGGAAGCAGCAGAAACGGTGCGAATTCGTGATTGCCTGCCTCATGGCACGGAAGGCCTGGATCCGTCCTATTTCGATGTAACCGGCGCAGAGTCACGCTGGAGTCTGTCGCGCCTGATCAGCGGATAA
- a CDS encoding PilZ domain-containing protein has translation MVGNDRREHIRTAMSAKVKVVHAEQGEFIFSTRDISDGGVFIVVDTEPFTPSLGDKVTVQVQGLPVPAPVLEMVVVRKTNDGYGLQFDQNGD, from the coding sequence ATGGTTGGGAACGATCGAAGAGAGCACATACGCACCGCCATGAGCGCGAAGGTAAAGGTGGTGCATGCGGAACAGGGAGAATTCATATTCTCGACCCGCGATATTTCCGATGGCGGCGTCTTTATCGTCGTTGACACTGAGCCTTTCACGCCATCCCTTGGCGACAAGGTCACCGTACAGGTACAGGGCTTGCCCGTTCCGGCGCCGGTGCTTGAGATGGTGGTCGTGCGTAAAACCAATGACGGTTATGGCCTTCAGTTTGATCAAAATGGTGACTGA
- a CDS encoding Fe(3+) ABC transporter substrate-binding protein, whose product MRMKLAATAAIALTAMPMAASADGDVNIYSYRQAYLLEPLLNAFEQETGIKSNVVFAKQGLAERLEREGRNSPADVVMTVDISRLNELVERDLVQGVDNDTLEENIPENLRHPDGKWFALTTRGRLIFVSSERVEEGEITTYEQLADDKWDNRICTRSGKHPYNVALFSSMIAHHGEAETEKWLKGLKDNLARKPQGGDRDQIKAIAEGVCDISIGNSYYYGNMLQDENQRPIAEQVRLVFPNAEGRGTHVNISGISLTKSAPNRENAIKLMEFLSSPEAQRIYAEANTEYPANPEVQPSGLVAEWGEINPDDLSLQEIANNRNAAVKLVDRVDYDGE is encoded by the coding sequence ATGCGAATGAAACTGGCTGCCACGGCAGCAATCGCCCTGACTGCCATGCCCATGGCAGCCTCCGCAGACGGAGACGTCAACATTTACTCCTACCGCCAGGCGTACCTGCTTGAGCCCCTGCTGAATGCTTTTGAGCAGGAAACCGGCATCAAGAGCAACGTTGTATTTGCCAAACAGGGCCTTGCAGAACGCCTGGAGCGTGAGGGCCGCAACAGCCCGGCCGATGTGGTGATGACCGTTGATATTTCCCGCCTGAACGAGCTGGTTGAGCGCGATCTGGTTCAGGGCGTGGACAATGACACCCTGGAAGAGAATATTCCCGAGAATCTTCGCCACCCGGACGGTAAATGGTTTGCGCTGACCACCCGAGGTCGCCTGATCTTCGTTTCCAGCGAGCGTGTGGAAGAAGGCGAGATCACCACTTACGAGCAACTGGCAGACGACAAGTGGGACAACCGAATCTGCACCCGCAGCGGCAAGCACCCGTACAACGTTGCCCTGTTCTCCTCCATGATCGCCCACCACGGTGAAGCCGAAACCGAGAAGTGGCTGAAAGGCCTGAAAGACAACCTGGCCCGCAAGCCCCAGGGTGGCGACCGCGACCAGATCAAGGCCATCGCCGAAGGCGTCTGTGACATCTCCATCGGCAACAGCTACTACTACGGCAACATGCTGCAGGATGAGAACCAGCGCCCGATTGCCGAGCAGGTTCGCCTCGTGTTCCCGAACGCCGAAGGCCGGGGAACCCACGTGAACATCAGTGGCATCTCACTGACCAAGAGCGCGCCGAACCGCGAGAACGCCATCAAACTCATGGAATTCCTGTCCTCGCCGGAAGCCCAGCGCATCTATGCCGAAGCGAACACCGAATACCCGGCCAACCCGGAAGTACAACCGTCCGGACTGGTTGCCGAGTGGGGTGAAATCAACCCGGACGACCTTTCTCTGCAGGAAATTGCCAACAACCGCAATGCCGCAGTCAAGCTGGTTGACCGGGTCGACTACGACGGCGAGTAA
- a CDS encoding ABC transporter permease has product MSEAATSVDAGLSQPLLAKRSSPKWMISALLTTAIVTLPVLSVIFLAFFPEENIWPHLIETTLPRYLTTTLKLMIGVGALTLVIGLASAWAVTMCEFPGRKFFEWAMLLPFAVPAYVIAYVYTSLLDYAGPVQGTLRDLFGWTSAADYWFPEIRSLEGATLMIGLVLYPYVYLLARAAFLEQSPSLFSVSRSLGHSALSTFFRVVLPIARPAVAVGLSLVLMETLNDFGTVDFFAVQTLTAGLFDTWLNLGNLGGAAQIATTMLIFVVILVTLERYSRRRQQQFAARDNRDPIQRFTMSFPRQMICLAVCALPVLFGFVIPGATLGLYAWEYFGESWNPDFVRNTFNSLFLSSAAALTTLLIGVTLAYSRRLHNTRKMQVLMRLSSLGYAMPGAVLAVGVIVPLAGFDNWLDSLMRDVFGISTGLLLSGSAFALVFAYTVRFLAVSAGSVESALQKITPSMDMASRSLGHSPGNTLVHVHLPMLRGTLVTAALVVFVDCMKELPATLILRPFNFETLATYVYQFASDERLYHSALPALIIVLAGIIPIILMSRSISNSRSIA; this is encoded by the coding sequence ATGAGCGAGGCCGCTACCAGCGTTGATGCCGGGCTATCCCAGCCCTTGCTGGCAAAGCGCAGCTCGCCGAAATGGATGATCAGCGCATTGCTGACCACTGCCATTGTCACCCTTCCGGTTCTTTCCGTAATTTTCCTGGCGTTTTTTCCCGAAGAGAATATCTGGCCACACCTGATCGAGACCACGCTTCCCCGTTATCTGACAACGACACTCAAGCTGATGATCGGCGTGGGCGCCCTGACTCTCGTAATTGGCCTGGCCTCGGCCTGGGCGGTCACCATGTGCGAGTTTCCCGGCCGCAAATTCTTTGAATGGGCCATGCTGCTGCCTTTCGCAGTGCCGGCGTATGTTATTGCCTATGTTTACACCAGCCTTCTGGACTACGCAGGGCCGGTTCAGGGCACACTACGCGACCTGTTCGGCTGGACCAGTGCCGCCGACTACTGGTTCCCGGAAATCCGAAGCCTTGAAGGCGCCACCCTGATGATCGGGCTGGTTTTGTATCCATACGTTTACCTGCTTGCCCGGGCTGCGTTTCTGGAGCAGTCCCCGTCTCTGTTCTCCGTCAGCCGCAGTCTCGGCCACTCGGCGCTGAGCACGTTCTTCAGGGTGGTTCTGCCAATAGCCCGCCCTGCAGTGGCCGTAGGTCTCTCGCTGGTTCTGATGGAAACCCTGAACGATTTCGGCACCGTGGATTTCTTCGCCGTTCAGACCCTCACCGCCGGCCTGTTTGATACCTGGTTGAACCTGGGGAATCTTGGCGGTGCGGCACAGATAGCCACCACCATGCTGATCTTCGTGGTCATCCTGGTGACGCTCGAGCGCTACTCGCGAAGACGTCAGCAACAGTTCGCAGCGCGGGACAACCGCGATCCGATCCAGCGCTTCACCATGTCGTTCCCGCGCCAGATGATTTGCCTGGCCGTGTGCGCACTCCCAGTACTGTTCGGTTTTGTGATTCCCGGCGCCACGCTCGGGCTATACGCCTGGGAATATTTCGGTGAAAGCTGGAACCCGGATTTTGTCCGCAACACCTTCAACAGCCTCTTCCTATCCAGTGCAGCCGCTCTAACCACGCTGCTGATTGGCGTTACGCTTGCCTACAGCCGCCGCCTGCACAACACTCGCAAAATGCAGGTACTGATGCGGCTATCCAGCCTTGGTTATGCCATGCCGGGGGCAGTGCTGGCGGTGGGCGTGATTGTGCCACTGGCGGGCTTTGACAACTGGCTGGACAGCCTGATGCGGGATGTTTTCGGTATCAGCACCGGCCTGTTACTCAGCGGTTCGGCCTTCGCACTGGTGTTCGCCTACACCGTGAGGTTCCTGGCGGTTTCCGCCGGTAGCGTGGAAAGTGCGTTGCAGAAAATTACGCCCAGCATGGACATGGCATCGCGGTCTCTTGGGCACAGCCCGGGCAACACCCTGGTACATGTTCACCTGCCGATGCTAAGAGGCACGTTGGTTACGGCTGCCCTGGTGGTGTTCGTGGATTGCATGAAGGAGTTGCCGGCCACACTGATTCTCAGACCGTTCAACTTCGAGACCCTGGCCACCTACGTCTACCAGTTTGCCTCTGACGAGCGCCTTTACCACAGCGCCCTGCCCGCCCTGATTATCGTTCTGGCCGGCATCATTCCGATCATTCTGATGAGCCGCTCGATCTCCAACAGCCGCTCTATCGCCTGA
- a CDS encoding thioesterase domain-containing protein, protein MSQLSLFQKRIHDEIPLSRALGIQLHSWDGHSLLLSAPLEPNSNHQGTGFGGSVYSVAVTAAWGLTELALWDLGLRGNVVVQSGNIDYLEPVTSDFYVICRLPGEEIPERFRKSLARHGKGRLDLTAEVFCGEPTTMPEGDPVAVFQGRFVVQDVKSRITF, encoded by the coding sequence ATGAGCCAGTTGTCCCTTTTCCAGAAACGTATCCATGACGAGATTCCTCTTTCTCGCGCCCTGGGGATTCAATTGCATTCCTGGGATGGCCATTCGTTGTTACTCAGCGCACCTCTGGAGCCCAACAGCAATCACCAGGGTACCGGATTCGGGGGCAGTGTATATTCGGTGGCGGTAACGGCGGCCTGGGGCCTCACGGAACTGGCGCTCTGGGACCTCGGTCTTCGGGGAAACGTGGTGGTGCAAAGCGGGAACATTGATTATCTGGAGCCTGTGACATCCGATTTTTACGTGATCTGCCGCCTGCCCGGTGAAGAGATACCGGAGCGTTTTCGCAAGAGCCTTGCCCGGCACGGCAAGGGCCGGTTGGATCTGACGGCAGAAGTCTTCTGCGGAGAGCCAACCACAATGCCGGAAGGCGACCCTGTCGCCGTGTTCCAAGGGCGATTCGTGGTTCAGGATGTGAAATCCCGGATCACTTTCTGA
- a CDS encoding AMP-binding protein, which produces MDTTNKLPLDMVYHWEKAKANSVYMTQPIGGGKTVDYTWGRAVDEARRMASYLKSLNLPEKSRIGLISKNCAHWIMTDWAIWMAGHISVPLYPTLNADTVNYILNHAECEVVFVGKLDDWDMMKPGVPESVRCLSFPLSPPNDFETWDDIVAKYPPLEENVQRDANELATIVYTSGSTGKPKGVMLSFYNMAYAAEGGMEVLGVGSEERMLSYLPLAHVFERTFVELASLYAGFHLYFAESLDTFVQDLQRAQPTLFLSVPRLWVKFQHGVLQKLPKKKLDRLMKIPVVNKLIKKKILKGLGLDKVKLAGSGSAPLASDVLDWYRNLGLELLEGYGMSENFAYSHMSKPGRSRTGYVGESAPGVETRISPEGEIQIKSPATMMGYYKDEEKTREAFTEDGFLKTGDKGEIDEMGRLKITGRIKEIFKTSKGKYIAPAPIENRLMSHDAIEMVCVSGANQTQPHALVMLGEEARPKMADEAFRNEIEESFKKLIADVNKTVDPHEQLAFITVVSDEWSIENSFLTPTMKLKRNVVEDAYQEKVDKWYAQRQPVIWQ; this is translated from the coding sequence ATGGACACAACAAACAAACTTCCCCTGGATATGGTTTATCACTGGGAGAAGGCCAAGGCGAATTCTGTCTATATGACACAGCCCATCGGGGGCGGTAAAACGGTGGATTACACCTGGGGCCGGGCGGTGGATGAGGCGAGACGCATGGCGTCTTACCTGAAGTCCCTGAACCTCCCCGAAAAAAGCCGCATCGGCCTGATTTCCAAAAACTGCGCCCACTGGATCATGACCGACTGGGCCATCTGGATGGCCGGCCACATTTCCGTTCCGTTGTACCCCACCCTTAACGCCGACACCGTCAATTACATCCTCAACCATGCCGAGTGTGAAGTGGTGTTTGTTGGCAAGCTGGACGACTGGGACATGATGAAACCGGGCGTGCCGGAATCAGTGCGTTGCCTTTCCTTCCCGCTGAGCCCGCCCAATGATTTCGAAACCTGGGACGATATCGTTGCCAAGTATCCGCCCCTGGAAGAAAACGTTCAGCGTGATGCCAATGAACTGGCGACGATCGTTTACACCTCCGGCAGCACGGGCAAACCCAAAGGCGTCATGCTCAGCTTTTACAACATGGCCTATGCGGCAGAGGGTGGTATGGAAGTGCTTGGCGTGGGCTCCGAGGAGCGCATGCTCTCTTACCTGCCGCTGGCTCACGTATTCGAGCGTACCTTTGTTGAGTTGGCATCTTTGTATGCGGGTTTCCACCTTTATTTTGCGGAATCTCTGGATACCTTCGTTCAGGATCTGCAACGAGCCCAGCCAACCTTGTTCCTCTCAGTACCGCGCCTGTGGGTGAAGTTCCAGCACGGTGTGCTGCAGAAGTTGCCCAAGAAGAAGCTGGACCGGCTGATGAAAATTCCAGTGGTCAACAAATTGATCAAGAAGAAGATCCTCAAGGGCCTTGGCCTGGACAAGGTCAAGCTGGCAGGCAGTGGTTCGGCACCGCTGGCAAGCGACGTTCTGGACTGGTACCGCAATCTTGGCCTCGAGCTGCTGGAAGGCTATGGCATGTCTGAGAACTTTGCCTATTCCCATATGAGCAAACCAGGGCGGTCAAGAACGGGTTACGTTGGTGAGTCTGCACCCGGGGTTGAAACCCGTATCAGCCCGGAGGGCGAGATCCAGATCAAGAGCCCGGCCACGATGATGGGTTATTACAAGGACGAGGAGAAAACCCGGGAAGCGTTCACTGAAGACGGCTTCCTGAAGACCGGCGACAAGGGTGAGATTGATGAGATGGGCCGGCTCAAGATTACCGGTCGCATCAAGGAAATCTTCAAGACCAGCAAGGGCAAGTATATTGCGCCTGCGCCCATCGAGAATCGCCTGATGTCCCACGATGCCATCGAAATGGTCTGCGTCTCTGGGGCCAACCAAACCCAGCCTCATGCCCTGGTCATGCTGGGCGAAGAGGCCCGACCGAAAATGGCGGACGAGGCCTTCCGAAATGAGATTGAAGAGAGCTTCAAGAAGCTGATTGCCGATGTGAACAAGACTGTGGATCCCCACGAGCAGTTGGCGTTCATCACCGTGGTCAGCGACGAATGGTCGATCGAGAACAGCTTCCTCACGCCCACGATGAAGCTCAAGCGCAATGTGGTTGAAGACGCCTACCAGGAGAAAGTCGACAAGTGGTATGCGCAGCGTCAGCCGGTCATCTGGCAGTAA
- a CDS encoding ABC transporter substrate-binding protein, which produces MAKTTLRTLFGATLLALATLVQAQEPRVVAITQIVEHPALDAVYQGIKDELAERGFKEGDNLEVMHESAQGNSAIASQIARKFVGASPDVIVAIATPSAQTVAAAARNTPVIFSAVTDPLGAKLVSSLEAPGANITGVSDMLPIDKHLDMLQRVMPDAKRIGTVYNPGEANAVSLVELLEERLAARGLELVKGAATKTSEVLGAARSLVGKADAIYLTTDNTVISAAEAVISVGERAGIPVFAADTATVERGAVAALGFDYYDHGRQTGVMVARVLNGEEPGDMGVETMEKLDLFVNPAAAERMGITLSDDVIGDAEQVIDSAK; this is translated from the coding sequence ATGGCCAAGACAACCCTGCGTACCCTGTTCGGTGCCACACTGCTGGCGCTGGCAACACTCGTTCAGGCACAGGAACCCCGCGTTGTAGCCATCACACAGATTGTGGAGCACCCGGCACTGGACGCTGTCTACCAGGGCATTAAAGACGAACTTGCCGAGCGCGGATTCAAAGAGGGCGACAACCTGGAAGTAATGCACGAAAGTGCCCAGGGCAACTCCGCCATTGCTTCACAGATTGCCCGCAAATTTGTTGGCGCAAGCCCCGACGTGATTGTGGCAATTGCCACACCCTCCGCCCAGACCGTTGCCGCTGCGGCCCGCAATACGCCGGTCATCTTCTCTGCCGTGACCGACCCGCTCGGAGCCAAGCTGGTGAGTAGCCTCGAAGCACCAGGAGCAAACATCACGGGTGTGAGCGACATGCTGCCCATCGACAAACACCTGGATATGCTCCAGCGCGTAATGCCCGATGCCAAACGCATTGGCACCGTCTACAACCCGGGCGAAGCCAACGCCGTCTCGCTGGTGGAACTGCTGGAAGAGCGCCTCGCCGCCCGCGGCCTTGAACTGGTAAAAGGTGCCGCTACCAAAACCTCCGAGGTTCTGGGCGCCGCCCGCTCCCTGGTTGGCAAAGCCGATGCCATCTACCTGACCACTGACAACACAGTTATCAGTGCTGCTGAAGCGGTTATCTCCGTGGGTGAGCGCGCCGGTATCCCGGTATTCGCCGCCGACACCGCCACGGTTGAGCGCGGCGCTGTTGCGGCGCTGGGCTTCGACTACTACGACCATGGCCGCCAGACTGGCGTGATGGTTGCCCGGGTATTGAATGGCGAAGAACCCGGAGACATGGGTGTCGAGACAATGGAGAAGCTGGACCTTTTCGTGAACCCGGCTGCCGCTGAGCGCATGGGTATTACCCTGTCCGATGACGTGATCGGTGACGCCGAGCAGGTTATCGACAGCGCCAAGTAA